A genomic segment from Aegilops tauschii subsp. strangulata cultivar AL8/78 chromosome 1, Aet v6.0, whole genome shotgun sequence encodes:
- the LOC109773911 gene encoding beta-galactosidase 7 isoform X1, whose protein sequence is MYRVDAAVAVALIVLTACASSAAAGDGRRVEEGGGGEVTNDGRALVVNGTRRMLFSGEMHYTRSTPEMWPKLIANARKGGLDVIQTYVFWNVHEPVQGQYNFEGRYDLVKFIREIQAQGLYVSLRIGPFIEAEWKYGGFPFWLHDVPNITFRTDNEPFKQHMQRFVTQIVSMMKQEGLYYPQGGPIIISQVENEYQMVEPAFGSGGPRYVRWAAEMAVGLQTGVPWMMCKQNDAPDPIINTCNGLICGETFVGPNSPSKPALWTENWTTRYPIYGNDTKLRSTEDIAFAVALFIARKKGSFVSYYMYHGGTNFGRFASSYVTTSYYDGAPLDEYGLIWRPTWGHLRELHAAVNLSSEPLLFGTYSNFSLGQEQEAHIFETELKCVAFLVNFDKHQSPTVVFRNIPFQLAPKSISILSECRTVVFETAKVNAQYGSRTAKVVESLNDIHTWKAFKEPIPEDISKAVYTGNQLFEHLSMTKDETDYLWYIVSYEYRPSDDGQLVLLNAESRAHVLHAFVNTEYVGCVHGSHDGPGNIILNTNISLKEGQNTISLLSVMVGSPDSGAHMERRSFGIRKVSIQQGQQPLHLLNNELWGYQVGLYGEGKRIYTQEESSSVEWTEINSLTYHPLTWYKTTFAAPVGNDAVALNLTSMGKGEVWVNGESIGRYWVSFKAPSGQPSQSLYHIPQHFLKPTDNLLVLVEEIGGNPLEITVNTVSITTVCGSVNELSSPALHTQGKDPEVRLRCQRGKHISAIEFASYGNPAGDCTTFSTGSCHAALSESVVKQACIGKRGCSIPVSPARFGGDPCPGIQKSLLVVANCR, encoded by the exons ATGTACAGGGTCGATGCGGCGGTCGCCGTGGCGCTCATCGTGCTGACAGCGTGCGcgtcgtcggcggcggcaggAGACGGGCGGCgggtggaggagggaggaggaggagaggtcACCAACGACGGCAGGGCTCTGGTCGTGAACGGCACGAGGAGGATGCTCTTCTCCGGGGAGATGCACTACACCAGAAGCACGCCCGAG ATGTGGCCAAAACTCATAGCGAACGCCAGGAAGGGTGGCCTCGATGTCATACAAACATACGTCTTTTGGAATGTTCACGAGCCTGTCCAGGGCCAG TATAACTTTGAGGGAAGATACGATCTCGTGAAGTTCATCAGAGAAATTCAGGCTCAAGGGCTCTATGTAAGCCTCAGGATTGGACCCTTTATAGAGGCAGAATGGAAATACGG AGGGTTTCCATTTTGGCTACATGATGTTCCAAACATCACCTTCCGAACAGACAATGAACCCTTCAAG CAACATATGCAACGATTTGTCACACAGATAGTAAGCATGATGAAACAGGAAGGGCTGTATTACCCACAAGGAGGCCCAATAATTATTTCTCAG GTTGAGAATGAGTACCAGATGGTTGAGCCTGCATTTGGCTCAGGTGGCCCGCGTTATGTCCGTTGGGCAGCTGAAATGGCTGTAGGTCTCCAGACAGGTGTTCCATGGATGATGTGCAAGCAAAACGATGCCCCAGACCCAATT ATTAATACCTGCAACGGGCTCATCTGTGGAGAAACATTTGTAGGACCAAACTCACCTAGCAAGCCTGCATTGTGGACAGAAAATTGGACAACTCG CTACCCTATATATGGTAATGATACAAAGTTGAGATCTACAGAAGATATTGCCTTTGCAGTTGCACTTTTCATAGCAAGAAAGAAAGGAAGCTTTGTGAGCTACTACATG TACCATGGAGGAACAAACTTTGGTAGGTTTGCCTCTTCATATGTAACAACAAGTTACTATGATGGAGCTCCTCTAGATGAATACG GTCTAATATGGCGACCTACATGGGGCCATCTCAGGGAACTGCATGCTGCAGTAAATCTATCTTCAGAACCATTACTGTTCGGAACATACTCCAATTTTTCATTAGGTCAAGAACAAGAG GCACATATATTCGAAACAGAATTGAAGTGTGTGGCTTTCTTGGTCAACTTTGATAAGCATCAGTCACCAACAGTAGTATTCCGTAATATACCTTTCCAACTGGCACCCAAATCCATCAGTATTCTATCAGAGTGCAGGACAGTGGTATTTGAAACAGCCAAG GTAAATGCTCAGTATGGGTCAAGAACAGCCAAAGTAGTAGAGTCTCTTAACGATATTCATACATGGAAGGCATTTAAAGAACCAATTCCTGAAGATATAAGCAAGGCTGTGTACACTGGAAACCAACTCTTTGAACATCTCTCAATGACTAAAGATGAGACAGATTATCTCTGGTACATTGTCAG CTATGAATATAGACCAAGCGATGATGGCCAGCTTGTGCTTCTTAATGCTGAGTCACGAGCACATGTATTGCATGCTTTTGTCAACACTGAATACGTAG GGTGTGTGCATGGGAGTCATGATGGACCTGGCAACATAATTCTCAACACGAATATTTCTCTAAAGGAGGGGCAGAACACCATATCATTGCTAAGTGTAATGGTTGGATCACCG GACTCCGGCGCTCACATGGAAAGAAGAAGCTTTGGAATTCGTAAAGTGAGCATACAGCAAGGACAACAACCACTACATCTCCTCAACAACGAACTATGGGGGTACCAG GTTGGTTTATATGGAGAAGGGAAACGAATCTACACGCAAGAAGAATCAAGCAGTGTTGAATGGACAGAGATAAACAGTTTGACATATCATCCACTTACTTGGTACAAG ACAACATTCGCCGCACCAGTGGGCAACGATGCGGTGGCACTGAACCTCACTAGTATGGGCAAGGGAGAAGTATGGGTCAACGGGGAGAGCATTGGACGGTACTGGGTCTCCTTTAAGGCCCCAAGTGGACAGCCCTCTCAATCCCT GTATCACATTCCACAGCACTTCCTGAAACCTACAGACAACCTCCTTGTTCTTGTTGAGGAAATCGGAGGCAATCCGCTGGAGATAACGGTGAACACAGTGTCCATCACAACAGTGTGTGGCAGCGTGAATGAGCTCTCGTCGCCGGCTCTCCATACGCAAGGGAAGGATCCAGAAGTACGTCTACGGTGCCAAAGGGGCAAACACATCTCGGCAATTGAGTTCGCGAGTTATGGGAATCCTGCAGGCGACTGCACAACATTTTCAACTGGAAGTTGCCATGCCGCGCTGTCGGAATCTGTTGTAAAACAG GCTTGCATAGGTAAAAGGGGTTGCTCTATTCCGGTATCTCCTGCCAGGTTTGGTGGTGATCCGTGCCCTGGGATCCAAAAATCCCTTCTAGTTGTTGCGAATTGCAGATGA
- the LOC109773911 gene encoding beta-galactosidase 7 isoform X2: protein MTIAMVVAMLMACVGTAAVAGGRQGGEGGGGAGKEVRYDGRALVLNGTRRVLFSGEMHYTRSTPEMWPKLIANARKGGLDVIQTYVFWNVHEPVQGQYNFEGRYDLVKFIREIQAQGLYVSLRIGPFIEAEWKYGGFPFWLHDVPNITFRTDNEPFKQHMQRFVTQIVSMMKQEGLYYPQGGPIIISQVENEYQMVEPAFGSGGPRYVRWAAEMAVGLQTGVPWMMCKQNDAPDPIINTCNGLICGETFVGPNSPSKPALWTENWTTRYPIYGNDTKLRSTEDIAFAVALFIARKKGSFVSYYMYHGGTNFGRFASSYVTTSYYDGAPLDEYGLIWRPTWGHLRELHAAVNLSSEPLLFGTYSNFSLGQEQEAHIFETELKCVAFLVNFDKHQSPTVVFRNIPFQLAPKSISILSECRTVVFETAKVNAQYGSRTAKVVESLNDIHTWKAFKEPIPEDISKAVYTGNQLFEHLSMTKDETDYLWYIVSYEYRPSDDGQLVLLNAESRAHVLHAFVNTEYVGCVHGSHDGPGNIILNTNISLKEGQNTISLLSVMVGSPDSGAHMERRSFGIRKVSIQQGQQPLHLLNNELWGYQVGLYGEGKRIYTQEESSSVEWTEINSLTYHPLTWYKTTFAAPVGNDAVALNLTSMGKGEVWVNGESIGRYWVSFKAPSGQPSQSLYHIPQHFLKPTDNLLVLVEEIGGNPLEITVNTVSITTVCGSVNELSSPALHTQGKDPEVRLRCQRGKHISAIEFASYGNPAGDCTTFSTGSCHAALSESVVKQACIGKRGCSIPVSPARFGGDPCPGIQKSLLVVANCR from the exons ATGACCATCGCGATGGTGGTCGCCATGCTGATGGCGTGCGTGGGTACTGCGGCGGTGGCGGGAGGCCGGCAGGGAGGggagggaggaggcggggcggGAAAGGAGGTGAGGTATGATGGCAGGGCTTTGGTGCTGAATGGCACAAGGAGGGTTCTGTTCTCCGGTGAGATGCACTACACTAGAAGCACCCCTGAG ATGTGGCCAAAACTCATAGCGAACGCCAGGAAGGGTGGCCTCGATGTCATACAAACATACGTCTTTTGGAATGTTCACGAGCCTGTCCAGGGCCAG TATAACTTTGAGGGAAGATACGATCTCGTGAAGTTCATCAGAGAAATTCAGGCTCAAGGGCTCTATGTAAGCCTCAGGATTGGACCCTTTATAGAGGCAGAATGGAAATACGG AGGGTTTCCATTTTGGCTACATGATGTTCCAAACATCACCTTCCGAACAGACAATGAACCCTTCAAG CAACATATGCAACGATTTGTCACACAGATAGTAAGCATGATGAAACAGGAAGGGCTGTATTACCCACAAGGAGGCCCAATAATTATTTCTCAG GTTGAGAATGAGTACCAGATGGTTGAGCCTGCATTTGGCTCAGGTGGCCCGCGTTATGTCCGTTGGGCAGCTGAAATGGCTGTAGGTCTCCAGACAGGTGTTCCATGGATGATGTGCAAGCAAAACGATGCCCCAGACCCAATT ATTAATACCTGCAACGGGCTCATCTGTGGAGAAACATTTGTAGGACCAAACTCACCTAGCAAGCCTGCATTGTGGACAGAAAATTGGACAACTCG CTACCCTATATATGGTAATGATACAAAGTTGAGATCTACAGAAGATATTGCCTTTGCAGTTGCACTTTTCATAGCAAGAAAGAAAGGAAGCTTTGTGAGCTACTACATG TACCATGGAGGAACAAACTTTGGTAGGTTTGCCTCTTCATATGTAACAACAAGTTACTATGATGGAGCTCCTCTAGATGAATACG GTCTAATATGGCGACCTACATGGGGCCATCTCAGGGAACTGCATGCTGCAGTAAATCTATCTTCAGAACCATTACTGTTCGGAACATACTCCAATTTTTCATTAGGTCAAGAACAAGAG GCACATATATTCGAAACAGAATTGAAGTGTGTGGCTTTCTTGGTCAACTTTGATAAGCATCAGTCACCAACAGTAGTATTCCGTAATATACCTTTCCAACTGGCACCCAAATCCATCAGTATTCTATCAGAGTGCAGGACAGTGGTATTTGAAACAGCCAAG GTAAATGCTCAGTATGGGTCAAGAACAGCCAAAGTAGTAGAGTCTCTTAACGATATTCATACATGGAAGGCATTTAAAGAACCAATTCCTGAAGATATAAGCAAGGCTGTGTACACTGGAAACCAACTCTTTGAACATCTCTCAATGACTAAAGATGAGACAGATTATCTCTGGTACATTGTCAG CTATGAATATAGACCAAGCGATGATGGCCAGCTTGTGCTTCTTAATGCTGAGTCACGAGCACATGTATTGCATGCTTTTGTCAACACTGAATACGTAG GGTGTGTGCATGGGAGTCATGATGGACCTGGCAACATAATTCTCAACACGAATATTTCTCTAAAGGAGGGGCAGAACACCATATCATTGCTAAGTGTAATGGTTGGATCACCG GACTCCGGCGCTCACATGGAAAGAAGAAGCTTTGGAATTCGTAAAGTGAGCATACAGCAAGGACAACAACCACTACATCTCCTCAACAACGAACTATGGGGGTACCAG GTTGGTTTATATGGAGAAGGGAAACGAATCTACACGCAAGAAGAATCAAGCAGTGTTGAATGGACAGAGATAAACAGTTTGACATATCATCCACTTACTTGGTACAAG ACAACATTCGCCGCACCAGTGGGCAACGATGCGGTGGCACTGAACCTCACTAGTATGGGCAAGGGAGAAGTATGGGTCAACGGGGAGAGCATTGGACGGTACTGGGTCTCCTTTAAGGCCCCAAGTGGACAGCCCTCTCAATCCCT GTATCACATTCCACAGCACTTCCTGAAACCTACAGACAACCTCCTTGTTCTTGTTGAGGAAATCGGAGGCAATCCGCTGGAGATAACGGTGAACACAGTGTCCATCACAACAGTGTGTGGCAGCGTGAATGAGCTCTCGTCGCCGGCTCTCCATACGCAAGGGAAGGATCCAGAAGTACGTCTACGGTGCCAAAGGGGCAAACACATCTCGGCAATTGAGTTCGCGAGTTATGGGAATCCTGCAGGCGACTGCACAACATTTTCAACTGGAAGTTGCCATGCCGCGCTGTCGGAATCTGTTGTAAAACAG GCTTGCATAGGTAAAAGGGGTTGCTCTATTCCGGTATCTCCTGCCAGGTTTGGTGGTGATCCGTGCCCTGGGATCCAAAAATCCCTTCTAGTTGTTGCGAATTGCAGATGA